The Xylophilus rhododendri genomic interval TGCACCGATGTTCATCGAAGACACCGTCAGCGGAAGAACGCCCTGGCAGCAACGCCAGCTCGGCGTGCTGATCGACCAGGCCGAGGCGGGCGATGTGCTGGTGGTGGCGGAGATCTCGCGCCTGGCGCGCAGCACGCTGCAGGTGCTGGAGATCATGCGCAAATGCGTGGGCAAACACGTGCATCTGCACATCGTCAAAAGCGGCATCGTGCTGGATGGTTCGATGCAGTCCACCATCATGGGCACGATGCTCGGCCTGGCCGCCGAGATCGAGCGCGACTTCATTTCCTCGCGCACCAAGGAAGCCTTGGCCCGCCGCAAGGCCGCCGGCATCCAGCTCGGCCGGCCGCCCGGCCGGGCGGCGCATCTCACCCTCGATCCCCAGGCATCGGTCATCGATGGCTACTTGTCCAAGAAGATGCCCAAACGCACGATGGCCAAGCTGCTGGGCGTGGCGCCCAACAC includes:
- a CDS encoding recombinase family protein encodes the protein MPKVIAYLRVSTDAQDVANQRHGIAGYCVARALHAPMFIEDTVSGRTPWQQRQLGVLIDQAEAGDVLVVAEISRLARSTLQVLEIMRKCVGKHVHLHIVKSGIVLDGSMQSTIMGTMLGLAAEIERDFISSRTKEALARRKAAGIQLGRPPGRAAHLTLDPQASVIDGYLSKKMPKRTMAKLLGVAPNTLYGWLRARRPAKAPRPKKG